The following coding sequences lie in one Anguilla rostrata isolate EN2019 chromosome 8, ASM1855537v3, whole genome shotgun sequence genomic window:
- the LOC135260556 gene encoding NXPE family member 2-like, with protein sequence MTPPSQSGYFFKNRWSSSSCQTGNFFSAGAISRCLKGRNLKLMGDSTVRQWQETLIRVLKGLKYVKPYNTHYSVLVADPQRNITVQWKMHGHPFVTGYNVVKDAVGYVAREVDRVAVGDVVVIGVGQHFRPFPLEIFVQRLINMRKAILRLHERSPQTLVIIKLENTRELRSVMTHVSDWFGLVQNLAQRKVFRDLKVVLVDAWDMTTAANTFAIHPNRIIVSNEIALALSHLCND encoded by the exons ATGACGCCCCCTTCACAGAGTGGCTACTTCTTTAAAAACAGAtggtcttcctcctcctgtcaGACGGGAAACTTCTTCAGTGCGGGCGCCATCAGCAGATGTCTGAAGGGAAGGAACCTGAAACTCATGGGAGACTCCACTGTGCGCCAGTGGCAAGAGACACTCATTAGAGTGCTAAAAG GTCTGAAATATGTAAAACCATATAATACTCATTACTCTGTCCTGGTTGCGGACCCACAAAGGAACATCACTGTCCAGTGGAAGATGCACGGACATCCTTTCGTCACTGGCTACAACGTGGTCAAAGATGCCGTGGGGTACGTTGCCAGAGAAGTAGACAGAGTAGCGGTTGGCGACGTGGTGGTCATTGGAGTGGGACAGCATTTTAGGCCCTTCCCCCTGGAGATCTTCGTCCAGAGGCTGATCAACATGCGTAAGGCCATCCTGAGGCTCCACGAACGCAGCCCCCAGACCCTCGTCATCATCAAGCTGGAGAACACCAGGGAGTTACGCTCAGTGATGACCCACGTGAGTGACTGGTTTGGCCTTGTGCAGAACCTGGCTCAGAGGAAGGTGTTCAGGGACCTGAAGGTGGTGCTGGTAGACGCCTGGGACATGACAACAGCCGCCAACACCTTCGCCATCCACCCTAACCGCATTATTGTTTCCAATGAGATAGCCTTAGCTTTGTCACACCTCTGTAATGATTAA
- the LOC135260265 gene encoding NXPE family member 2-like produces MSVEDIMRSVWDDLPPAGKFSSIESSSSGQHSVVNLEQPGAQYCVGDSVNVLVNMKDHRGNPKVHGGDFILARIHSPNLQASASGEVTDLLNGSYRVRFRLFWPGDILVSVLLMHSSEAVGILRRISAHNYDKVIYTGIFYSGNKTEESQCGIRLKADKPLCEYRKKEDAEYYACVRPETLPCSTLRTMSSRNGPISNMTRDERLLLSRKNIGIEMRNSFGPVKVISCAAGTHRPTEKCVAGFGMTSPSPSGYFLKNRWSSTSCQTGNFFSAGAISRCLKGRNLKLMGDSTVRQWQEELSRVLKGLKCVKPYDVHSSVLAVDPQRNITVQWKMHSHPFVIGNKVVKDALGYVSREVDRVAVGDVVVIGVGQHFRPFPLEIFVQRLINMRKAILRLHERSPQTLVVIKLENTREFNSVMTHLSDWFGYVQNLAQRKVFRDLKVVLVDAWDMTTAANTFAIHPNSMIVSNEIALALSHLCHDA; encoded by the exons ATGTCTGTGGAAGACATAATGCGTTCGGTATGGGACGATCTCCCACCAGCCGGCAAATTCAGCTCTATTGAAAGCTCCTCCAGTGGCCAGCACAGTGTGGTCAACCTGGAGCAGCCCGGAGCCCAGTACTGTGTGGGGGACAGCGTGAACGTGCTGGTGAATATGAAGGACCACAGGGGGAACCCAAAGGTGCATGGAGGCGACTTCATCCTGGCCCGAATCCACTCTCCCAATCTCCAGGCTTCTGCATCAGGAGAAGTTACTGACCTGCTCAATGGCTCCTACCGGGTGCGTTTCCGCCTGTTCTGGCCTGGAGACATACTGGTGTCTGTGCTTCTCATGCACTCCTCTGAGGCTGTCGGGATCCTCAGGAGAATCAGTGCGCACAACTACGATAAGGTCATATACACCGGAATCTTCTACAGTGGGAACAAAACTGAGGAATCTCAGTGCGGCATCCGGCTGAAAGCAGACAAGCCTCTCTGCGAGTACAGGAAGAAGGAAGACGCGGAGTACTACGCCTGTGTCCGACCCGAAACCCTTCCCTGCAGCACCCTGAGGACCATGAGCTCCAGAAATGGCCCAATTTCTAACATGACCAGGGATGAGCGTTTGCTCCTGAGCAG GAAAAACATTGGAATAGAAATGAGAAACAGCTTTGGTCCTGTGAAAGTCATCAGTTGTGCCG CGGGAACCCATAGACCAACTGAAAAGTGTGTGGCAGGTTTTGGAATGACGTCTCCTTCACCGAGCGGCTACTTCCTTAAAAACAGATGGTCTTCCACCTCCTGCCAGACGGGAAACTTCTTCAGTGCGGGCGCCATCAGCAGATGTCTGAAGGGAAGGAACCTGAAACTCATGGGAGACTCCACTGTGCGCCAGTGGCAAGAGGAACTCAGCAGAGTGCTAAAAG GTCTGAAATGTGTGAAACCGTACGATGTTCATTCCTCTGTCCTGGCTGTGGACCCACAAAGGAACATCACTGTCCAGTGGAAGATGCACAGCCATCCATTTGTCATTGGCAACAAAGTGGTCAAAGATGCCCTGGGGTACGTTTCCAGAGAAGTAGACAGAGTAGCGGTTGGCGACGTGGTGGTCATTGGAGTGGGACAGCATTTTAGGCCCTTCCCCCTGGAGATCTTCGTCCAGAGGCTGATCAACATGCGTAAGGCCATCCTGAGGCTCCACGAACGCAGCCCCCAGACCCTCGTCGTCATCAAGCTGGAGAACACCAGGGAGTTCAACTCAGTGATGACCCACCTGAGTGACTGGTTTGGCTACGTTCAGAACCTGGCTCAGAGAAAGGTGTTCAGGGACCTGAAGGTGGTGCTGGTAGACGCTTGGGACATGACAACAGCCGCCAACACCTTCGCCATCCACCCTAACAGCATGATTGTTTCCAATGAGATAGCCTTGGCTCTGTCACACCTCTGTCATGATGCATAG